A single window of Bufo bufo chromosome 10, aBufBuf1.1, whole genome shotgun sequence DNA harbors:
- the LOC120980731 gene encoding uncharacterized protein DDB_G0274171-like isoform X1, protein MNLRCRGVRPVMCPAVYYRGVRPVMCAAVYYRGVRPVMCAAVYYRGGRPVMCPAVYYRGVRPVMCPAVYYRGVRPVMCPAVYYRGVRPVMCPAVYYRGVRPVMCPAVYYRGGRPVMCPAVYYRGVRPVMCPAVYYRGVWPVMCPAVCYRGVRPVRCPAVCYRGVRPVRCPAVCYRGVQPVRCPAVCNRGVRPVRRPAVRCRVGGRSVRCPAVCYRGVRPVRCPAVCYRGVRPVRCPAVCYRGVRPVRCPAVCYRGVRPVRCPAVCYRGVQPVRCPAVCNRGVRPVRRPAVRCRVGGRSVRCPAVCYRGVRPVRCPAVCYRGVRPVRCPAVCYRGVRPVRCPAVCYRGVRPVRCPAVCYRGVRPVRRPAVRCRVGGRSVRCPAVCFRGVRPVRRPAVRCRVGGWSVRCLM, encoded by the exons ATGAACTTGCGGTGTAGAGGAGTGCGGCCTGTGATGTGTCCGGCTGTGTATTATAGAGGAGTGCGGCCTGTGATGTGTGCGGCTGTGTATTATAGAGGAGTGCGGCCTGTGATGTGTGCGGCTGTGTATTATAGAGGAGGGCGGCCTGTGATGTGTCCAGCTGTGTATTATAGAGGAGTGCGGCCTGTGATGTGTCCGGCTGTGTATTATAGAGGAGTGCGGCCTGTGATGTGTCCGGCTGTGTATTATAGAGGAGTGCGGCCTGTGATGTGTCCGGCTGTGTATTATAGAGGAGTGCGGCCTGTGATGTGTCCGGCTGTGTATTATAGAGGAGGGCGGCCTGTGATGTGTCCGGCTGTGTATTATAGAGGAGTGCGGCCTGTGATGTGTCCGGCTGTATATTATAGAGGAGTGTGGCCTGTGAT GTGTCCGGCTGTTTGTTATAGAGGAGTGCGGCCTGTTAGGTGTCCGGCTGTTTGTTATAGAGGAGTGCGGCCTGTTAGGTGTCCGGCTGTTTGTTATAGAGGAGTGCAGCCTGTTAGGTGTCCGGCTGTTTGTAATAGAGGAGTGCGACCTGTTAGGCGTCCGGCTGTGCGGTGTAGAGTAGGAGGACGGTCCGTGAGGTGTCCGGCTGTTTGTTATAGAGGAGTGCGGCCTGTTAGGTGTCCGGCTGTTTGTTATAGAGGAGTGCGGCCTGTTAGGTGTCCGGCTGTTTGTTATAGAGGAGTGCGGCCTGTTAGGTGTCCGGCTGTTTGTTATAGAGGAGTGCGGCCTGTTAGGTGTCCGGCTGTTTGTTATAGAGGAGTGCAGCCTGTTAGGTGTCCGGCTGTTTGTAATAGAGGAGTGCGACCTGTTAGGCGTCCGGCTGTGCGGTGTAGAGTAGGAGGACGGTCCGTGAGGTGTCCGGCTGTTTGTTATAGAGGAGTGCGGCCTGTTAGGTGTCCGGCTGTTTGTTATAGAGGAGTGCGGCCTGTTAGGTGTCCGGCTGTTTGTTATAGAGGAGTGCGGCCTGTTAGGTGTCCGGCTGTTTGTTATAGAGGAGTGCGGCCTGTTAGGTGTCCGGCTGTTTGTTATAGAGGAGTGCGGCCTGTTAGGCGTCCGGCTGTGCGGTGTAGAGTAGGAGGACGGTCCGTGAGGTGTCCGGCTGTTTGTTTTAGAGGAGTGCGGCCTGTTAGGCGTCCGGCTGTGCGGTGTAGAGTAGGAGGATGGTCCGTGAGGTGTCTCATGTAG
- the LOC120980731 gene encoding uncharacterized protein DDB_G0274171-like isoform X2: MNLRCRGVRPVMCPAVYYRGVRPVMCAAVYYRGVRPVMCAAVYYRGGRPVMCPAVYYRGVRPVMCPAVYYRGVRPVMCPAVYYRGVRPVMCPAVYYRGVRPVMCPAVYYRGGRPVMCPAVYYRGVRPVMCPAVYYRGVWPVMCPAVCYRGVRPVRCPAVCYRGVRPVRCPAVCYRGVQPVRCPAVCNRGVRPVRRPAVRCRVGGRSVRCPAVCYRGVRPVRCPAVCYRGVRPVRCPAVCYRGVRPVRCPAVCYRGVRPVRCPAVCYRGVQPVRCPAVCNRGVRPVRRPAVRCRVGGRSVRCPAVCYRGVRPVRCPAVCYRGVRPVRCPAVCYRGVRPVRCPAVCYRGVRPVRCPAVCYRGVRPVRRPAVRCRVGGRSVRCLM; this comes from the exons ATGAACTTGCGGTGTAGAGGAGTGCGGCCTGTGATGTGTCCGGCTGTGTATTATAGAGGAGTGCGGCCTGTGATGTGTGCGGCTGTGTATTATAGAGGAGTGCGGCCTGTGATGTGTGCGGCTGTGTATTATAGAGGAGGGCGGCCTGTGATGTGTCCAGCTGTGTATTATAGAGGAGTGCGGCCTGTGATGTGTCCGGCTGTGTATTATAGAGGAGTGCGGCCTGTGATGTGTCCGGCTGTGTATTATAGAGGAGTGCGGCCTGTGATGTGTCCGGCTGTGTATTATAGAGGAGTGCGGCCTGTGATGTGTCCGGCTGTGTATTATAGAGGAGGGCGGCCTGTGATGTGTCCGGCTGTGTATTATAGAGGAGTGCGGCCTGTGATGTGTCCGGCTGTATATTATAGAGGAGTGTGGCCTGTGAT GTGTCCGGCTGTTTGTTATAGAGGAGTGCGGCCTGTTAGGTGTCCGGCTGTTTGTTATAGAGGAGTGCGGCCTGTTAGGTGTCCGGCTGTTTGTTATAGAGGAGTGCAGCCTGTTAGGTGTCCGGCTGTTTGTAATAGAGGAGTGCGACCTGTTAGGCGTCCGGCTGTGCGGTGTAGAGTAGGAGGACGGTCCGTGAGGTGTCCGGCTGTTTGTTATAGAGGAGTGCGGCCTGTTAGGTGTCCGGCTGTTTGTTATAGAGGAGTGCGGCCTGTTAGGTGTCCGGCTGTTTGTTATAGAGGAGTGCGGCCTGTTAGGTGTCCGGCTGTTTGTTATAGAGGAGTGCGGCCTGTTAGGTGTCCGGCTGTTTGTTATAGAGGAGTGCAGCCTGTTAGGTGTCCGGCTGTTTGTAATAGAGGAGTGCGACCTGTTAGGCGTCCGGCTGTGCGGTGTAGAGTAGGAGGACGGTCCGTGAGGTGTCCGGCTGTTTGTTATAGAGGAGTGCGGCCTGTTAGGTGTCCGGCTGTTTGTTATAGAGGAGTGCGGCCTGTTAGGTGTCCGGCTGTTTGTTATAGAGGAGTGCGGCCTGTTAGGTGTCCGGCTGTTTGTTATAGAGGAGTGCGGCCTGTTAGGTGTCCGGCTGTTTGTTATAGAGGAGTGCGGCCTGTTAGGCGTCCGGCTGTGCGGTGTAGAGTAGGAGGACGGTCCGTGAG GTGTCTCATGTAG
- the LOC120980731 gene encoding uncharacterized protein LOC120980731 isoform X3, with amino-acid sequence MNLRCRGVRPVMCPAVYYRGVRPVMCAAVYYRGVRPVMCAAVYYRGGRPVMCPAVYYRGVRPVMCPAVYYRGVRPVMCPAVYYRGVRPVMCPAVYYRGVRPVMCPAVYYRGGRPVMCPAVYYRGVRPVMCPAVYYRGVWPVMCPAVCYRGVRPVRCPAVCYRGVRPVRCPAVCYRGVQPVRCPAVCNRGVRPVRRPAVRCRVGGRSVRCPAVCYRGVRPVRCPAVCYRGVRPVRCPAVCYRGVRPVRCPAVCYRGVRPVRCPAVCYRGVRPVRCPAVCYRGVRPVRCPAVCYRGVRPVRCPAVCYRGVRPVRCPAVCYRGVRPVRRPAVRCRVGGRSVRCPAVCFRGVRPVRRPAVRCRVGGWSVRCLM; translated from the exons ATGAACTTGCGGTGTAGAGGAGTGCGGCCTGTGATGTGTCCGGCTGTGTATTATAGAGGAGTGCGGCCTGTGATGTGTGCGGCTGTGTATTATAGAGGAGTGCGGCCTGTGATGTGTGCGGCTGTGTATTATAGAGGAGGGCGGCCTGTGATGTGTCCAGCTGTGTATTATAGAGGAGTGCGGCCTGTGATGTGTCCGGCTGTGTATTATAGAGGAGTGCGGCCTGTGATGTGTCCGGCTGTGTATTATAGAGGAGTGCGGCCTGTGATGTGTCCGGCTGTGTATTATAGAGGAGTGCGGCCTGTGATGTGTCCGGCTGTGTATTATAGAGGAGGGCGGCCTGTGATGTGTCCGGCTGTGTATTATAGAGGAGTGCGGCCTGTGATGTGTCCGGCTGTATATTATAGAGGAGTGTGGCCTGTGAT GTGTCCGGCTGTTTGTTATAGAGGAGTGCGGCCTGTTAGGTGTCCGGCTGTTTGTTATAGAGGAGTGCGGCCTGTTAGGTGTCCGGCTGTTTGTTATAGAGGAGTGCAGCCTGTTAGGTGTCCGGCTGTTTGTAATAGAGGAGTGCGACCTGTTAGGCGTCCGGCTGTGCGGTGTAGAGTAGGAGGACGGTCCGTGAGGTGTCCGGCTGTTTGTTATAGAGGAGTGCGGCCTGTTAGGTGTCCGGCTGTTTGTTATAGAGGAGTGCGGCCTGTTAGGTGTCCGGCTGTTTGTTATAGAGGAGTGCGGCCTGTTAGGTGTCCGGCTGTTTGTTATAGAGGAGTGCGGCCTGTTAG GTGTCCGGCTGTTTGTTATAGAGGAGTGCGGCCTGTTAGGTGTCCGGCTGTTTGTTATAGAGGAGTGCGGCCTGTTAGGTGTCCGGCTGTTTGTTATAGAGGAGTGCGGCCTGTTAGGTGTCCGGCTGTTTGTTATAGAGGAGTGCGGCCTGTTAGGTGTCCGGCTGTTTGTTATAGAGGAGTGCGGCCTGTTAGGCGTCCGGCTGTGCGGTGTAGAGTAGGAGGACGGTCCGTGAGGTGTCCGGCTGTTTGTTTTAGAGGAGTGCGGCCTGTTAGGCGTCCGGCTGTGCGGTGTAGAGTAGGAGGATGGTCCGTGAGGTGTCTCATGTAG
- the LOC120980731 gene encoding uncharacterized protein DDB_G0274171-like isoform X5 yields MCPAVYYRGGRAVMCLAVCYRGGRAVMCLAVYYRGGRVVMCPAVCNRGVRPVRRPAVCYRGVQPVRCPAVCNRGVRPVRRPAVRCRVGGRSVRCPAVCYRVRPVRCPAVCYRGVKPVRCPAVCYRGVRPVRCPAVCYRGVRPVRCPAVCYRGVRPVRCPAVCYRGVRPVRCPAVCYRGVRPVRCPAVCYRGVQPVRCPAVCNRGVRPVRRPAVRCRVGGRSVRCPAVCYRGVRPVRCPAVCYRGVRPVRCPAVCYRGVRPVRCPAVCYRGVRPVRCPAVCYRGVRPVRRPAVRCRVGGRSVRCPAVCFRGVRPVRRPAVRCRVGGWSVRCLM; encoded by the exons ATGTGTCCGGCTGTGTATTATAGAGGAGGGCGAGCTGTGATGTGTCTGGCTGTGTGTTATAGAGGAGGGCGAGCTGTGATGTGTCTGGCTGTGTATTATAGAGGAGGGAGAGTTGTGATGTGTCCGGCTGTTTGTAATAGAGGAGTGCGACCTGTTAGGCGTCCGGCTGTTTGTTATAGAGGAGTGCAGCCTGTTAGGTGTCCGGCTGTTTGTAATAGAGGAGTGCGACCTGTTAGGCGTCCGGCTGTGCGGTGTAGAGTAGGAGGACGGTCCGTGAGGTGTCCGGCTGTTTGTTATAGAGTGCGGCCTGTTAGGTGTCCGGCTGTTTGTTATAGAGGAGTGAAGCCTGTTAGGTGTCCGGCTGTTTGTTATAGAGGAGTGCGGCCTGTTAG GTGTCCGGCTGTTTGTTATAGAGGAGTGCGGCCTGTTAGGTGTCCGGCTGTTTGTTATAGAGGAGTGCGGCCTGTTAGGTGTCCGGCTGTTTGTTATAGAGGAGTGCGGCCTGTTAGGTGTCCGGCTGTTTGTTATAGAGGAGTGCGGCCTGTTAGGTGTCCGGCTGTTTGTTATAGAGGAGTGCAGCCTGTTAGGTGTCCGGCTGTTTGTAATAGAGGAGTGCGACCTGTTAGGCGTCCGGCTGTGCGGTGTAGAGTAGGAGGACGGTCCGTGAGGTGTCCGGCTGTTTGTTATAGAGGAGTGCGGCCTGTTAGGTGTCCGGCTGTTTGTTATAGAGGAGTGCGGCCTGTTAGGTGTCCGGCTGTTTGTTATAGAGGAGTGCGGCCTGTTAGGTGTCCGGCTGTTTGTTATAGAGGAGTGCGGCCTGTTAGGTGTCCGGCTGTTTGTTATAGAGGAGTGCGGCCTGTTAGGCGTCCGGCTGTGCGGTGTAGAGTAGGAGGACGGTCCGTGAGGTGTCCGGCTGTTTGTTTTAGAGGAGTGCGGCCTGTTAGGCGTCCGGCTGTGCGGTGTAGAGTAGGAGGATGGTCCGTGAGGTGTCTCATGTAG
- the LOC120980731 gene encoding uncharacterized protein DDB_G0274171-like isoform X4, which translates to MCPAVYYRGGRAVMCLAVCYRGGRAVMCLAVYYRGGRVVMCPAVCNRGVRPVRRPAVCYRGVQPVRCPAVCNRGVRPVRRPAVRCRVGGRSVRCPAVCYRGVRPVRCPAVCYRGVRPVRCPAVCYRGVQPVRCPAVCNRGVRPVRRPAVRCRVGGRSVRCPAVCYRGVRPVRCPAVCYRGVRPVRCPAVCYRGVRPVRCPAVCYRGVRPVRCPAVCYRGVQPVRCPAVCNRGVRPVRRPAVRCRVGGRSVRCPAVCYRGVRPVRCPAVCYRGVRPVRCPAVCYRGVRPVRCPAVCYRGVRPVRCPAVCYRGVRPVRRPAVRCRVGGRSVRCPAVCFRGVRPVRRPAVRCRVGGWSVRCLM; encoded by the exons ATGTGTCCGGCTGTGTATTATAGAGGAGGGCGAGCTGTGATGTGTCTGGCTGTGTGTTATAGAGGAGGGCGAGCTGTGATGTGTCTGGCTGTGTATTATAGAGGAGGGAGAGTTGTGATGTGTCCGGCTGTTTGTAATAGAGGAGTGCGACCTGTTAGGCGTCCGGCTGTTTGTTATAGAGGAGTGCAGCCTGTTAGGTGTCCGGCTGTTTGTAATAGAGGAGTGCGACCTGTTAGGCGTCCGGCTGTGCGGTGTAGAGTAGGAGGACGGTCCGTGAG GTGTCCGGCTGTTTGTTATAGAGGAGTGCGGCCTGTTAGGTGTCCGGCTGTTTGTTATAGAGGAGTGCGGCCTGTTAGGTGTCCGGCTGTTTGTTATAGAGGAGTGCAGCCTGTTAGGTGTCCGGCTGTTTGTAATAGAGGAGTGCGACCTGTTAGGCGTCCGGCTGTGCGGTGTAGAGTAGGAGGACGGTCCGTGAGGTGTCCGGCTGTTTGTTATAGAGGAGTGCGGCCTGTTAGGTGTCCGGCTGTTTGTTATAGAGGAGTGCGGCCTGTTAGGTGTCCGGCTGTTTGTTATAGAGGAGTGCGGCCTGTTAGGTGTCCGGCTGTTTGTTATAGAGGAGTGCGGCCTGTTAGGTGTCCGGCTGTTTGTTATAGAGGAGTGCAGCCTGTTAGGTGTCCGGCTGTTTGTAATAGAGGAGTGCGACCTGTTAGGCGTCCGGCTGTGCGGTGTAGAGTAGGAGGACGGTCCGTGAGGTGTCCGGCTGTTTGTTATAGAGGAGTGCGGCCTGTTAGGTGTCCGGCTGTTTGTTATAGAGGAGTGCGGCCTGTTAGGTGTCCGGCTGTTTGTTATAGAGGAGTGCGGCCTGTTAGGTGTCCGGCTGTTTGTTATAGAGGAGTGCGGCCTGTTAGGTGTCCGGCTGTTTGTTATAGAGGAGTGCGGCCTGTTAGGCGTCCGGCTGTGCGGTGTAGAGTAGGAGGACGGTCCGTGAGGTGTCCGGCTGTTTGTTTTAGAGGAGTGCGGCCTGTTAGGCGTCCGGCTGTGCGGTGTAGAGTAGGAGGATGGTCCGTGAGGTGTCTCATGTAG
- the LOC120980731 gene encoding uncharacterized protein DDB_G0274171-like isoform X6, producing the protein MCPAVYYRGGRAVMCLAVCYRGGRAVMCLAVYYRGGRVVMCPAVCNRGVRPVRRPAVCYRGVQPVRCPAVCNRGVRPVRRPAVRCRVGGRSVRCPAVCYRVRPVRCPAVCYRGVKPVRCPAVCYRGVRPVRCPAVCYRGVRPVRCPAVCYRGVRPVRCPAVCYRGVQPVRCPAVCNRGVRPVRRPAVRCRVGGRSVRCPAVCYRGVRPVRCPAVCYRGVRPVRCPAVCYRGVRPVRCPAVCYRGVRPVRCPAVCYRGVRPVRRPAVRCRVGGRSVRCPAVCFRGVRPVRRPAVRCRVGGWSVRCLM; encoded by the exons ATGTGTCCGGCTGTGTATTATAGAGGAGGGCGAGCTGTGATGTGTCTGGCTGTGTGTTATAGAGGAGGGCGAGCTGTGATGTGTCTGGCTGTGTATTATAGAGGAGGGAGAGTTGTGATGTGTCCGGCTGTTTGTAATAGAGGAGTGCGACCTGTTAGGCGTCCGGCTGTTTGTTATAGAGGAGTGCAGCCTGTTAGGTGTCCGGCTGTTTGTAATAGAGGAGTGCGACCTGTTAGGCGTCCGGCTGTGCGGTGTAGAGTAGGAGGACGGTCCGTGAGGTGTCCGGCTGTTTGTTATAGAGTGCGGCCTGTTAGGTGTCCGGCTGTTTGTTATAGAGGAGTGAAGCCTGTTAG GTGTCCGGCTGTTTGTTATAGAGGAGTGCGGCCTGTTAGGTGTCCGGCTGTTTGTTATAGAGGAGTGCGGCCTGTTAGGTGTCCGGCTGTTTGTTATAGAGGAGTGCGGCCTGTTAGGTGTCCGGCTGTTTGTTATAGAGGAGTGCAGCCTGTTAGGTGTCCGGCTGTTTGTAATAGAGGAGTGCGACCTGTTAGGCGTCCGGCTGTGCGGTGTAGAGTAGGAGGACGGTCCGTGAGGTGTCCGGCTGTTTGTTATAGAGGAGTGCGGCCTGTTAGGTGTCCGGCTGTTTGTTATAGAGGAGTGCGGCCTGTTAGGTGTCCGGCTGTTTGTTATAGAGGAGTGCGGCCTGTTAGGTGTCCGGCTGTTTGTTATAGAGGAGTGCGGCCTGTTAGGTGTCCGGCTGTTTGTTATAGAGGAGTGCGGCCTGTTAGGCGTCCGGCTGTGCGGTGTAGAGTAGGAGGACGGTCCGTGAGGTGTCCGGCTGTTTGTTTTAGAGGAGTGCGGCCTGTTAGGCGTCCGGCTGTGCGGTGTAGAGTAGGAGGATGGTCCGTGAGGTGTCTCATGTAG